Within Pseudomonas cichorii, the genomic segment ACCTGAAGGCCGGTAGCTCATGTCGCGGATTGCACCTACCGGGTCGGGCAGACTGGCAACCTGACGCAACCCGACGATCATGCTGTCGATACGTGCGGGGGTCAGGGCCAGGCGTTCGAGCATGGCGGGGGCCAGGCCATTGGTGCGACCTGCGTTCAGGTCAAGCTCATTGGCGGTGGACAGCTCGGTACGGGCTTCGTCCAGAGCGGCGGCAATGGCCTGCAGGGCGCGGTTTTTCTGCGCGGTGCTGGCACGACCGATCACTCGCGAAGCTTCGCGGGCGGCGCGACCCAGGCGGGTCATGTAGTCAAGAACGGACTCAGTCATGGTCTCAGAGGTCTTGGCAGAGAAGAAAGCGGCCGATTATAGCTGTCGCGCCGCCCGAACGACAGCGCAGACAGGCGGATGGTCGATAACAGTGCAAAAAATGACCATGCAGCGCCCATTTCGCCAGCACAGTGCCTCTCAGGATGAAAGATTGCGAGTGAGCCTGTATTTTTGTCATGTCCAGAAACAACAAAGTTGGCAGCCAAATGACATTAAGGTGCTTTTAAGACAGCGCTTGCTATGATTTGCGCCCTCTCACTTCCTGTGTCCGCCTATGCCCGTTGCTCTTGCCGACAGCTTTTTCAACCGAGATGCCCAGGTCCTGGCCCGCGACCTGCTGGGCAAGGTCATCCGGCACAAGGTCGGTGAGCTATGGCTGGCAGCGCGGATCATTGAGACTGAAGCCTATTACTGCGCCGACAAGGGCAGCCACGCTTCGCTGGGCTACACCGAAAAACGCAAGGCGCTGTTTCTGGACGGTGGGCACATCTACATGTATTACGCCCGTGGCGGGGACTCGCTGAATTTCAGCGCCCACGGACCGGGCAATGCGGTGCTGATCAAGTCCGGTTTTGCCTGGGTCGATGAACTCAGCGATGCCAATGCCCTGGCACAGATGCAACTCAACAACCCGGATGCCAGCGGGACCATTCGCCCGCAGGAGCGTCTGTGTGCGGGCCAGACCTTGCTGTGCAAAGCGCTGGGCCTGAAAGTACCTGTGTGGGACGCCAAGCGCTTCGATCCGCAAAAGCTGCTGGTCGAAGACGTTGGCCCGACACCGAAACTCATCGTTCAAACAACACGTCTGGGGATTCCCCATGGCCGCGACGAGCACTTGATGTACCGCTTCGTCGATGCCGAATACGCCCGCTTCTGCACGCGGAACCCACTACGTCGCGGTCAGGTCGAAGGCCGCGACTATTTTCTAATCCCTCAAGGAAACTGATCCATGGGCGAACTGCTCGATGGCATTACCGGCTGGTTGACTGCTAACCCGTCCTGGGTGGCGATAGCGATATTCGTGGTGGCATTCATCGAATGTGTCGCCATTGCCGGGATCGTCGTGCCAGGCACCGTTCTAATGTTCGCCATCGCGGCCCTGGCAGGCAGCGGCATTCTGTCGTTGAGCGAAGTCCTGCTGCTGGGCTTTCTGGGCGGCCTGCTGGGGGATGCGGTGTCGTACTTCATCGGCAAGCACTTCCATCAGAATATCCGCCAGTTGCCGGGCCTGCGTCAGCACCCGGAATGGCTGACGGGTGCAGAAACCTATTTCCATCGCTATGGCATCGCGAGCCTGCTGGTGGGCCGCTTCATCGGCCCGCTGCGCCCGATGCTGCCGATGATTGCCGGCATGTTCGACATGCCCTTCCCGCGCTTTGCCATTGTCAGCATCATCGCCGCCGCCGGCTGGTCGATCGTTTACCTGATGCCGGGCTGGGCTGCGGGCGCCGCCATTCGCCTGCCTTTGCCTGAAGGGTTCTGGAGCGAAGCGGCCTTCGTCGGTGCAGGCCTGGCCATCCTGTTCGGGCTGAGCATCCAGGCCAGCATGCGCAAACAGCGTCATGCGACCAAGGTGATTGCAGGTCTGAGCGTGGTGATGCTGGCGGCCTTGCTGATCGGCTGGCCGTACCTGAACCATTTCGACCAGGGCCTGATGACGCTGGTCCAGGAACATCGCAGCGCGACCGCACAGAATATCGTCCTGCTGGTCACCAGCATTGGCGACTTCAAGGCACAACTGCTGGCTGCGGCGCTGCTGATCATTGTCCTGCTGATCGCCCGGCAATGGCGCCATGCAGCCTTCGCACTCGCCACCACACTGGGCACAGCCGTGGCGAACGGCACGCTCAAGGCATTCTTTGGCCGCGCCCGGCCTGAGGTTTTGCTCGACCCGCTGACCACCTACAGCATGCCCAGCGGACACAGTTCGGCGGCATTTGCACTGTTCATGACTCTGGCGGTGCTGGCCGGACGCGGGCAGCCCGTCAGACTGCGCCTGACCTGGCTGCTGCTGGGCGGCGTTCCGGCGCTGGCGATTGCCTTGTCACGGGTTTATCTGGGTGTCCACTGGCCAACGGATATCCTGGCCGGGATGATGCTGGCGTTCTGTATCTGCGCCGCAAGCCTGACCCTGATCCAGCATCAGACGCCGTTGCCAGCGATGTCGGCAAAAGTATGGTGGCTGATCGTACCGGCCATCACCGGTCTGCTGGGCCTGTTTGCAGTCAATGCATTGGCCCATGCAACATTGCGGTATCAGTATTGAGGGAGTGGCTTTCGCGAATGAATTCGCTCCCACAACATCAGGCCTGTAAATCGCCTTGCATCTCGTCGAGCAGTTCCTGGATCGCATCCAGGCGCTCTTCGGGGTCGTCGATTTCCAGGAGTTCGATCTTGTCCTGCTCGGTGAAGGGCAGCAGGTAGGCCAGTTGGTTGGCCAGTGATTGCTGACCGCTGGCCTCAAGCCCCATGTTCAGGGACGCGACCATCGGGTGCTCGCCCAAGGCTTCGAGCAAGGCGACCAGATCGGCGTCCTCTTCCTGCAACGGCCGCTCCTGTTGCTCGTCCAGCCACTGGATTTCGGCCAGCAACGACTGGTCACGCTGCACAGTGGCGTCGGTCACCCGGAAACGCCGCCCACCGACGACACGAATCCCCAGCAGGCCGTTTTCCTGCTGCTGGAAATCGGTGACCAGCGCTTCACAACCGATCAGCGAATAACCTTCAGGGGCCAGGCCGACTTCGCTGCCATGGGTGATGCACACCACGCCGAAGCCCTCTCCCTGTTTCATGCAGCGGCTAACCATGTCCAGATAGCGCGCCTCGAACAACTGCAGGTCGAGCACGCAACCGGGGAACAGCACAGCATTGAGTGGAAACAGCGGCAACGTCATAAATAAGTACCCTTAAACAGCCAAAGACACGGCCAACGGCAGAAACAATGCAGTTGCAACACCCATCAGGCTCATTGCCAGAGCAGCAAAAGCGCCCGCCTCTTCTCCTTCCTGCAAGGCCAGCGAGGTTCCCACCGCATGAGCGGTAAGACCCAGCGCCATGCCGCGGGCCGCATGATTGTGCACCCGCGCCAGTGACAGCAGGCCCGGTCCGAAAATGGCACCGAACACACCGGTAATCAAGACGAACACCGCCGCCAGCGCCGCAACGCCACCGATCTGCTCGGCCACCAGCATCGCAATCGGAGACGTAACCGACTTGGGCGCCATGGTCATCAGGATCATGTGATCGGCGCCCAGCAACCAACCCAGGGACAGGCACAGGCCGGTGGCAAAAACACCACCAATCACCAGCGTAGTTAAGGTTGGCCACAACAACTGACGAATCCGCCGTAGATTCAGATAAAGCGGCACTGCCAGCGCCACCGTGGCAGGCCCCAGGAGAATGCCCAGGATCTCGGTGCTTTTGCGGTATTCGGTGTAATCCAGGCCGCAACTGAACAGGATGCCGATCACAACCACCATCGAAACCAGCACCGGCTGCAGAAACAGCCAGCGGGTTTTCTCATAAGCAGCCATCGCCAGCTGATAAGCGCCCAACGTGATAGCGATGCCGAACAGAGGGTGATGAATCACCGACATCCAGGCCCCGTGCCAATCCAGGTTCATGGCTGCTCCTGACGGCGCGACTGACGCTCGATGAGTTTCTGCATCAGCCAGCCGACAAAGGTCAGCGAGATGATCAGCGACAAAAAGAGGGTGCCGAAGATGGCCCAGAAGTCTTCGGCAATGGCCGAGGCATAAACCATCACGCCCACCGCAGGCGGCACCAGCAGCAGCGGCAGGTAACGCAACAGGCTGCTGGCTGCGACGCTGATGGGCTCGCTCACTTCACCGCGCCAGATCAGGTACACGATCATGAAGACCAGCCCGATGATCGGCCCCGGCAGTATCGACAAGAACAGATGATTGAGCGCCGTCCCCAGCAGTTGGAACAGCACCAGCCATGTCAGACCCCGTAACAGCATGGGAACTCCAATAGATAAATGAACCCAGTGAATTCACGGCGCCATTATAAACACGCTGCGTTCAACGCTATGGACAGGTATTCGCCTGCAAGGAGTCACTTGACCAACCGGCAACCCTCTGCTGATCTTGTCACTCGCCCGACAGGCAATATCCCTCACGGGTATGGGCACCAAGGTATAAAACCGAAAGATCAAGGAGAATGACATGCCTTTTGTACCTGCTACAGAGCTCAAGAACTACATCGGCAAGGAACTGGGACGTTCCGAATGGCTGACCATCGACCAGGAACGCATCAATCTGTTCGCTGAAGCCACCGGCGACTTCCAGTTCATTCATGTCGATCCGGTCAAGGCAGCGCAAACTCCTTTTGGCGGCACCATCGCCCACGGCCTGCTATCGCTATCGCTGATCCCCAAACTGATGGGCGACCTGCTGGTGGTGCCCGAAGGCCTGAAGATGGTGGTCAACTATGGCCTGGACAGCGTGCGTTTCGTTCAGCCGGTGAAGGTCGACTCACGGGTGCGCCTGAAAGTGGAACTCACTGACGCCACGGAGAAAAAACCGGGGCAATGGCTGCTCAAGGCCACGGCCACCATGGAGATCGATGGGCAGGAAAAGCCGGCCTTTGTTGCAGAGCCTTTGACCCTGTGCTTTGTGTAATCCCGCTGAAACATGAAACAGTCGTAACAGACTGTTTCACCCCTATTACTCGCTGCGGCATACTCCCACCAGTGTGACACGAACATCTGCTCAAGCAGAGTCACGGACCAACTCTCTTGGGATCTTAAATGCGCGCGCTTGCTCCTCTGGCTCTGACCCTCCTGATCGCTGGCTGCGGCGACAGCGAATCCCTGTTGCCTCCCGATGGCCTGCTGCCCGATGGCGGACGCTACCGTGGCGATCTGGTCAATGGCCGCTTACAGGGCGAAGGCCGTATCGACTATCCCAATGGCAGTTGGTACGCCGGCCAGTTCGAGAATGGTCTGCGCCACGGCCGTGGCGAATGGCATGCCAGCAACGGCGACATTTACACAGGTCAGTTCGAGCACGGCCTGTTTCAGGGTCAGGGCAAGCTGACCAGCGCTGGCGGGACTTACGTCGGCAGCTTCAAGCTCGGCCGTCGGGATGGCGAAGGCACCTGGCAGGAAAAGGGCACGCTCTACCGAGGTCATTTCAAGGCCGGTCAATACGATGGACCTGGACGTCTGGAGCTGGAAGACGGCAGCCAGTTCCAGGGCCAGTTCGCCCAGGGCAAACCCAACGGCGAAGGCGTGCGCACCGATGCCAGCGGCAATCAGTTCAGCGGCCCGTTCGTCAACGGTCAGCTCCAGGGTAACGGCAGCTTCGCAAGTGCCGATGGCGATCACTACATCGGCGGCTTTCGCAACAACCTGCTCGACGGCGATGGCCGCTACGAGAACAGCGACGGCGATGTCTGGAACGGCCAGTTCAAGGAAGGAGCGCTGACCGGCCAGGGCGAACTGATCGGATCGGACGGCAGCCGCTACAAAGGCCACTTCAACAATTGGCAGTTTTCCGGCGAAGGCCATCTGCAACTGGCTGATGGCAGCCACTACGTCGGCCAGTTCGCCAATGACACCTACCAAGGCCCCGGCGTGCTGACGTCCGCCGACGGTACCGAACTGCGCGGAGTCTGGGCCAACGGTCAGCGGATTCGTGACGCCCAGGGCAAGTTGCTGCCCGATCCACTGGAAGCTGGTCTGCTCGCCCAGGGCCCGTTGCTGGATAAAGCACTGGCCGCCGTACCCGCCTCGACACCCGGCCTGGAACTGTACAGCCTGGTGGTGGCCGGTGACGGCAAGCAGAGCGTGTTCATGCGCGAGGCCGATTACGTCAACAACCTGTTGGCGTCGCGGTTTGGCGCTTC encodes:
- a CDS encoding DNA-3-methyladenine glycosylase, producing the protein MPVALADSFFNRDAQVLARDLLGKVIRHKVGELWLAARIIETEAYYCADKGSHASLGYTEKRKALFLDGGHIYMYYARGGDSLNFSAHGPGNAVLIKSGFAWVDELSDANALAQMQLNNPDASGTIRPQERLCAGQTLLCKALGLKVPVWDAKRFDPQKLLVEDVGPTPKLIVQTTRLGIPHGRDEHLMYRFVDAEYARFCTRNPLRRGQVEGRDYFLIPQGN
- a CDS encoding bifunctional DedA family/phosphatase PAP2 family protein, whose translation is MGELLDGITGWLTANPSWVAIAIFVVAFIECVAIAGIVVPGTVLMFAIAALAGSGILSLSEVLLLGFLGGLLGDAVSYFIGKHFHQNIRQLPGLRQHPEWLTGAETYFHRYGIASLLVGRFIGPLRPMLPMIAGMFDMPFPRFAIVSIIAAAGWSIVYLMPGWAAGAAIRLPLPEGFWSEAAFVGAGLAILFGLSIQASMRKQRHATKVIAGLSVVMLAALLIGWPYLNHFDQGLMTLVQEHRSATAQNIVLLVTSIGDFKAQLLAAALLIIVLLIARQWRHAAFALATTLGTAVANGTLKAFFGRARPEVLLDPLTTYSMPSGHSSAAFALFMTLAVLAGRGQPVRLRLTWLLLGGVPALAIALSRVYLGVHWPTDILAGMMLAFCICAASLTLIQHQTPLPAMSAKVWWLIVPAITGLLGLFAVNALAHATLRYQY
- a CDS encoding LON peptidase substrate-binding domain-containing protein, with translation MTLPLFPLNAVLFPGCVLDLQLFEARYLDMVSRCMKQGEGFGVVCITHGSEVGLAPEGYSLIGCEALVTDFQQQENGLLGIRVVGGRRFRVTDATVQRDQSLLAEIQWLDEQQERPLQEEDADLVALLEALGEHPMVASLNMGLEASGQQSLANQLAYLLPFTEQDKIELLEIDDPEERLDAIQELLDEMQGDLQA
- a CDS encoding LrgB family protein — translated: MNLDWHGAWMSVIHHPLFGIAITLGAYQLAMAAYEKTRWLFLQPVLVSMVVVIGILFSCGLDYTEYRKSTEILGILLGPATVALAVPLYLNLRRIRQLLWPTLTTLVIGGVFATGLCLSLGWLLGADHMILMTMAPKSVTSPIAMLVAEQIGGVAALAAVFVLITGVFGAIFGPGLLSLARVHNHAARGMALGLTAHAVGTSLALQEGEEAGAFAALAMSLMGVATALFLPLAVSLAV
- a CDS encoding CidA/LrgA family protein — protein: MLLRGLTWLVLFQLLGTALNHLFLSILPGPIIGLVFMIVYLIWRGEVSEPISVAASSLLRYLPLLLVPPAVGVMVYASAIAEDFWAIFGTLFLSLIISLTFVGWLMQKLIERQSRRQEQP
- a CDS encoding MaoC family dehydratase produces the protein MPFVPATELKNYIGKELGRSEWLTIDQERINLFAEATGDFQFIHVDPVKAAQTPFGGTIAHGLLSLSLIPKLMGDLLVVPEGLKMVVNYGLDSVRFVQPVKVDSRVRLKVELTDATEKKPGQWLLKATATMEIDGQEKPAFVAEPLTLCFV
- a CDS encoding C13 family peptidase, whose amino-acid sequence is MRALAPLALTLLIAGCGDSESLLPPDGLLPDGGRYRGDLVNGRLQGEGRIDYPNGSWYAGQFENGLRHGRGEWHASNGDIYTGQFEHGLFQGQGKLTSAGGTYVGSFKLGRRDGEGTWQEKGTLYRGHFKAGQYDGPGRLELEDGSQFQGQFAQGKPNGEGVRTDASGNQFSGPFVNGQLQGNGSFASADGDHYIGGFRNNLLDGDGRYENSDGDVWNGQFKEGALTGQGELIGSDGSRYKGHFNNWQFSGEGHLQLADGSHYVGQFANDTYQGPGVLTSADGTELRGVWANGQRIRDAQGKLLPDPLEAGLLAQGPLLDKALAAVPASTPGLELYSLVVAGDGKQSVFMREADYVNNLLASRFGASGQISLVNHRDHMIDRPLATRESISRAAQTLAQRSGPEDLVFIYLTSHGTQDHELVLDQPRLSLADLPADALAAALAPLKDRDKVIVISSCYSGGFIPDLKDERTLVMTASRADRVSFGCSEEADFTYFGDALFARALVETDDLQQAFNDAKAYVAQREIEDDFEASEPQIWAPKGVIARWQLLRKNQAERALNTTLNRKEAKTSTSR